A genome region from Solirubrobacter pauli includes the following:
- a CDS encoding RNA polymerase sigma factor has protein sequence MERSHAERRFRALFDTHRRLVLGYALRRVDEPADAADVVAETFLVVWRRLGEVPEGDAARAWLLAVARRVLANQRRGERRRSGLSDRLAAELTVAVPAEPEDGVIRRALARLSDEDRELLLLAGWEGLSPSEIAVATGTLGVTVRSRLHRARRRLRAELTTLGWEGEPATIRTIAQETVA, from the coding sequence ATGGAGCGATCACACGCCGAGCGCCGCTTCCGGGCGCTGTTCGACACCCACCGGCGCCTCGTGCTGGGCTACGCGCTGCGGCGCGTGGACGAGCCCGCCGACGCGGCCGACGTCGTCGCCGAGACGTTCCTGGTCGTCTGGCGCCGGCTGGGCGAGGTCCCTGAGGGCGACGCGGCGCGCGCGTGGCTGCTCGCCGTCGCGCGGCGCGTGCTCGCCAACCAGCGCCGCGGCGAGCGGCGCCGCAGCGGGCTGTCGGACCGGCTCGCGGCCGAGCTCACCGTGGCGGTGCCGGCCGAGCCCGAGGACGGCGTCATCCGGCGCGCGCTGGCGCGGCTCTCCGACGAGGACCGCGAGCTGCTGCTGCTCGCCGGCTGGGAGGGCCTGTCGCCGAGCGAGATCGCCGTCGCGACGGGGACGCTGGGAGTCACGGTCCGCAGTCGCCTGCACCGGGCTCGACGCCGGCTGCGCGCCGAGCTGACCACCCTCGGCTGGGAGGGCGAGCCAGCCACCATCCGCACGATCGCGCAGGAGACCGTCGCATGA
- a CDS encoding family 16 glycoside hydrolase: MSASWRTRAGIAAAAVTGALGALAGSAAAQNLPPQEPGVTMRTYQFAVAPNGTCTLKARQTPNVDKLMPTINWTQTSEFGLEGNFQTEVLANLNIATAGDYAFRLTSDDGSVLWLDGKEVVNNDGMHAVESKEGTATLTAGNHTLLIKHVDGANEQVLKLEWKTPGSSAYAVVPSTVLSTEAQVVRVTAPGSKFCEGDTDTPGDGLPLESVNPDYDLTDIRPSAFQPKVSGMDFLPDGRMVITTTGDVSSGGWVPNPESSEVYVLDHVTGNTSKDQVTYTKVADKLKNAMGIQVIDGRWYVSEREGLTELLPDGDDADTMMDHKRLASWPNGGNFHEFAFGLIHDADYFYIARSNAINNGGATTDPQPGKDPGTAIKIDRKTWEVSTIAGGLRTPNGIGFGPEGGIFVNDNQGAWLPSNKMVQIKPGRFFNHYTNPPGPYDDKPVTQPVLWMPQNEVANSPSNPVMLTDGPFKGQMIWGDVTYGGLQRGFLEKVGGEFQGAVFRHTAGLEVGVNRTMIGPDGAIYVGGTGEGGNWGQEGKQRYGLQKLTPSGKNVFDMEKMEVVEGGFKISYTQPLSDETAAKAKSAYQFKQWRYVPTAQYGGPKVDEEGLLVTDATVAADKKSVTIKVDGLKPGRVVYVRSPAPFSSAAGEALWNSEAWYTLNSLPGYTATPTQTGNYEAEEAVLRSGASVETEHSGYSGSGFAGGFFNNGANLTWQVDVDADGTYPVNIRYANGPNPSTKDKSLALYVNGVKQDNWVFPTTSTADWKAWAFSTKSLALKKGTNQIKLSFDSGTDGNVNFDTLKIGEAKDICAPATLEPGYVGLFDGTLDSLAKWRMAGPGSFGRQTDCSIKSVGGLGLNWYTPKSFTNYSLKLDWKMTNDSNGGVFVGFPDPKGDPWTAVDNGYEIQIDETDDLVHLTGSIYGIQGADRDKVLASLKPLGQWNAYELLVQGNNIKIILNGTVVNDYTVTNAARDLAGFVGLQNHGDGDNVWYRNVRIKEGLIDNVAPTVTGTLDPAAPDADGSYKRPVTLTLAGQDDKPGTVTLEYRVNGGAWTAYTSPVTVSAQGEHVIEYRATDAAGNVSAIGSKTVKITATTSNTDHELIGNVPATLAITLGAQSSLGNFEPGATRDYTASTLASVTSTAGDAALSVVDPSTTNTGKLVNGAYALAQPLQVKAGGAFAALSGTPLTLKTFSDPVSGADVAIDFKQSINEKDALRTGRYSKTLTFTLSTITP; encoded by the coding sequence TTGTCCGCAAGTTGGAGGACCCGCGCCGGCATCGCCGCCGCCGCGGTGACGGGCGCGCTCGGCGCGCTCGCCGGCAGCGCTGCCGCGCAGAACCTGCCGCCCCAGGAGCCCGGGGTCACCATGCGCACGTACCAGTTCGCGGTCGCGCCGAACGGCACGTGCACGCTGAAGGCTCGCCAGACGCCGAACGTCGACAAGTTGATGCCCACCATCAACTGGACGCAGACCAGCGAGTTCGGTCTCGAGGGCAACTTCCAGACGGAAGTGCTCGCCAACCTCAACATCGCCACCGCCGGCGATTACGCCTTCCGCCTCACCAGCGACGACGGCTCCGTCCTGTGGCTGGACGGCAAGGAGGTCGTCAACAACGACGGCATGCACGCCGTCGAGTCCAAGGAAGGCACCGCCACGCTCACGGCGGGCAACCACACCCTGCTGATCAAGCACGTCGACGGTGCCAACGAGCAGGTGCTCAAGCTCGAGTGGAAGACGCCGGGCTCGAGCGCCTACGCCGTCGTCCCGAGCACGGTCCTCTCGACCGAGGCCCAGGTCGTGCGCGTCACCGCGCCGGGCAGCAAGTTCTGCGAGGGCGACACCGACACCCCCGGTGACGGTCTGCCCCTGGAGTCCGTGAACCCGGACTACGACCTGACCGACATCCGCCCCTCGGCCTTCCAGCCGAAGGTCTCCGGCATGGACTTCCTGCCGGACGGCCGCATGGTCATCACGACCACGGGCGACGTCTCCTCCGGCGGCTGGGTCCCGAACCCGGAGTCCAGCGAGGTCTACGTCCTCGACCACGTCACGGGCAACACGAGCAAGGACCAGGTGACCTACACCAAGGTCGCCGACAAGCTCAAGAACGCCATGGGCATCCAGGTCATCGACGGCCGTTGGTACGTGTCCGAGCGCGAGGGCCTCACCGAGCTGCTCCCGGACGGCGACGACGCCGACACGATGATGGACCACAAGCGGCTCGCCTCGTGGCCCAACGGCGGCAACTTCCACGAGTTCGCCTTCGGCCTCATCCACGACGCCGACTACTTCTACATCGCGCGCTCGAACGCCATCAACAACGGTGGCGCGACGACCGACCCGCAGCCGGGCAAGGATCCGGGCACCGCGATCAAGATCGACCGCAAGACGTGGGAAGTGTCCACGATCGCCGGTGGCCTGCGCACCCCGAACGGCATCGGCTTCGGCCCCGAGGGCGGCATCTTCGTCAACGACAACCAGGGTGCCTGGCTGCCGTCGAACAAGATGGTCCAGATCAAGCCGGGTCGTTTCTTCAACCACTACACGAACCCACCCGGCCCGTACGACGACAAGCCGGTCACCCAGCCCGTCCTGTGGATGCCGCAGAACGAGGTCGCGAACTCCCCGTCGAACCCGGTGATGCTCACCGACGGTCCGTTCAAGGGGCAGATGATCTGGGGTGACGTCACCTACGGCGGCCTCCAGCGCGGCTTCCTCGAGAAGGTCGGCGGCGAGTTCCAGGGCGCGGTCTTCCGCCACACGGCCGGCCTCGAGGTCGGCGTCAACCGCACGATGATCGGCCCGGACGGCGCGATCTACGTCGGCGGCACCGGCGAGGGCGGCAACTGGGGCCAGGAGGGCAAGCAGCGCTACGGCCTCCAGAAGCTCACCCCCAGCGGCAAGAACGTCTTCGACATGGAGAAGATGGAGGTCGTCGAGGGCGGCTTCAAGATCTCCTACACGCAGCCGCTCTCGGACGAGACCGCGGCCAAGGCCAAGTCGGCCTACCAGTTCAAGCAGTGGCGCTACGTCCCGACGGCCCAGTACGGCGGCCCGAAGGTCGACGAGGAGGGTCTGCTCGTCACGGACGCCACGGTCGCGGCCGACAAGAAGTCGGTCACGATCAAGGTCGACGGCCTCAAGCCCGGCCGCGTCGTGTACGTGCGCTCCCCCGCCCCGTTCTCCTCGGCCGCCGGCGAGGCGCTGTGGAACTCCGAGGCGTGGTACACGCTGAACTCGCTGCCCGGCTACACGGCCACCCCGACGCAGACCGGCAACTACGAGGCCGAAGAGGCCGTCCTGCGCTCCGGCGCGTCCGTCGAGACCGAGCACTCCGGCTACTCCGGCTCCGGCTTCGCCGGTGGCTTCTTCAACAACGGCGCGAACCTCACCTGGCAGGTCGACGTCGACGCCGACGGCACCTACCCGGTGAACATCCGCTACGCCAACGGCCCGAACCCGTCCACCAAGGACAAGTCGCTGGCGCTGTACGTCAACGGCGTCAAGCAGGACAACTGGGTCTTCCCGACGACCTCGACGGCCGACTGGAAGGCGTGGGCGTTCAGCACCAAGAGCCTGGCGCTGAAGAAGGGCACGAACCAGATCAAGCTCTCGTTCGACTCGGGCACCGACGGCAACGTCAACTTCGACACGCTGAAGATCGGCGAGGCGAAGGACATCTGCGCCCCGGCCACGCTCGAGCCCGGCTACGTCGGCCTGTTCGACGGCACGCTCGACTCGCTGGCCAAGTGGCGCATGGCAGGCCCCGGCTCGTTCGGCCGCCAGACGGACTGCTCGATCAAGAGCGTCGGCGGCCTGGGCCTGAACTGGTACACGCCCAAGTCGTTCACGAACTACAGCCTCAAGCTCGACTGGAAGATGACGAACGACTCCAACGGTGGCGTCTTCGTCGGCTTCCCGGACCCCAAGGGCGATCCGTGGACCGCGGTCGACAACGGCTACGAGATCCAGATCGACGAGACGGACGACCTGGTGCACCTGACCGGCTCGATCTACGGCATCCAGGGCGCTGACCGCGACAAGGTCCTCGCGTCCCTGAAGCCGCTCGGCCAGTGGAACGCCTACGAGCTCCTCGTCCAGGGCAACAACATCAAGATCATCCTGAACGGCACCGTGGTCAACGACTACACGGTGACCAACGCGGCACGCGACCTGGCGGGCTTCGTCGGCCTCCAGAACCACGGCGACGGCGACAACGTCTGGTACCGCAACGTCCGCATCAAGGAAGGCCTGATCGACAACGTCGCGCCGACCGTCACGGGCACGCTGGACCCGGCCGCGCCCGACGCGGACGGCTCGTACAAGCGCCCGGTCACGCTGACGCTGGCCGGCCAGGACGACAAGCCCGGCACGGTCACGCTCGAGTACCGCGTCAACGGTGGCGCGTGGACGGCTTACACCTCCCCGGTGACGGTGTCCGCGCAGGGCGAGCACGTGATCGAGTACCGCGCGACGGACGCCGCCGGCAACGTCTCGGCGATCGGCTCCAAGACGGTCAAGATCACGGCCACGACGTCGAACACCGACCATGAGCTGATCGGCAACGTGCCGGCGACGCTCGCGATCACGCTCGGCGCGCAGTCCTCGCTCGGCAACTTCGAGCCGGGCGCCACGCGCGACTACACGGCCAGCACGCTCGCCTCGGTGACCAGCACCGCCGGCGACGCGGCGCTGTCCGTGGTCGACCCCAGCACGACCAACACCGGCAAGCTCGTCAACGGCGCGTACGCCCTGGCGCAGCCGCTGCAGGTCAAGGCCGGCGGCGCGTTCGCCGCGCTGAGTGGCACGCCGCTCACGCTCAAGACGTTCTCCGACCCGGTCTCGGGCGCGGACGTCGCGATCGACTTCAAGCAGTCGATCAACGAGAAGGACGCGCTCCGGACCGGTCGCTACAGCAAGACGCTCACGTTCACGCTGTCGACGATCACCCCGTAG
- a CDS encoding MMPL family transporter, with product MLGRWGRVATRWRLPVVGVWIVLALVGGIVGGGVFDRTKTVEDLRSSAESKRAEARVDALDPEGETVVAVIGGADFYTPALVQSATNVFNSLRQTPGVVDVSDAYTSGGLVAVDGNSSVAVVELDPRLSEERALALADDVSAKIRTIDAPEVYVGGELLAERTFADRAVDDAVFGESIALVVLCVVLILFLGGMVAGLLPLAAALATIATALLALNALAGSLDVSEFAVNVVTLLGLGLAVDYSLLVIARFRQERADAPDDPLEDVLERTVAAAGRAVLVSGLAVAIALAGLAVFGTPVLAAMALGGLLAVCLATIAGLTLVPALIALAHRRIPAPGTRTWVWRRPRGERRGLLETLAAFSQRHRVPVALVSAVALLALTFPVTGLDVNNSDASALPESTEERVVAERLERDFPLASVPVTVVVEADSSDPKVQGLMRFLFSQGKRNDVNIAGNPTPGVTRVEIAPQGTSAGPRAQQIVRDVRAYDAPVPVLVGGPAAELIDAKESTRARLPLALLVIFVPTALLLFALTRSVLIPIKALLLNLLTLGATLGALVLIFPDPLDITTPLLLFMFIFGLSMDYEVFLLARIKEEWDRTRDNDRAVLTGIAASGPVVTAAAISIGIVFLGFALGELVQVKQVGVGMAIAVFLDVTVVRGLLLPATMSLLGRLNWWPGVLTRKTGQMV from the coding sequence ATGCTCGGAAGGTGGGGGAGAGTCGCCACCCGGTGGCGGCTGCCGGTGGTCGGCGTCTGGATCGTGCTGGCGCTCGTCGGCGGAATCGTCGGTGGCGGCGTCTTCGACCGCACGAAGACGGTCGAGGACCTCCGCTCCAGCGCCGAGTCCAAACGCGCCGAGGCACGCGTGGACGCGCTCGACCCGGAGGGCGAGACCGTCGTCGCCGTGATCGGCGGAGCGGACTTCTACACGCCCGCGCTGGTCCAGTCGGCCACGAACGTCTTCAACAGCCTGCGTCAGACGCCGGGCGTCGTCGACGTCAGCGACGCGTACACCTCCGGCGGGCTCGTCGCCGTCGACGGCAACAGCTCCGTCGCCGTGGTCGAGCTGGACCCGAGGCTCAGCGAGGAGCGCGCGCTCGCGCTGGCCGACGACGTGTCGGCAAAGATCCGCACGATCGACGCGCCCGAGGTCTACGTCGGTGGCGAGCTGCTCGCGGAGCGGACGTTCGCCGACCGTGCCGTCGACGACGCCGTGTTCGGCGAGTCGATCGCGCTCGTCGTGCTGTGCGTCGTGCTGATCCTCTTCCTCGGCGGCATGGTCGCCGGCCTGCTGCCGCTTGCCGCCGCGCTGGCGACGATCGCGACCGCGCTGCTGGCGCTCAACGCGCTCGCGGGCTCGCTCGACGTGAGCGAGTTCGCGGTCAACGTCGTCACCTTGCTCGGGCTCGGGCTCGCGGTCGACTACAGCCTGCTCGTCATCGCCCGCTTCCGGCAAGAGCGCGCGGACGCGCCCGACGACCCGCTCGAGGACGTGCTGGAGCGCACCGTGGCGGCGGCCGGCCGCGCCGTGCTCGTCTCCGGCCTCGCCGTCGCGATCGCGCTCGCCGGCCTCGCCGTGTTCGGCACGCCCGTGCTCGCCGCGATGGCGCTCGGCGGTCTGCTCGCGGTCTGCCTGGCCACGATCGCCGGACTCACGCTCGTCCCCGCGCTGATCGCGCTCGCCCACCGCCGGATCCCCGCGCCGGGAACGCGGACGTGGGTCTGGCGCCGTCCGCGCGGCGAGCGCCGCGGCCTGCTCGAGACGCTCGCGGCCTTCTCGCAGCGCCACCGGGTGCCGGTCGCGCTGGTGTCGGCGGTCGCGCTGCTCGCGCTCACCTTCCCGGTCACCGGGCTCGACGTGAACAACTCGGACGCGAGCGCCCTGCCCGAGAGCACCGAGGAGCGCGTCGTCGCGGAGCGGCTCGAGCGCGACTTCCCGCTCGCCAGCGTCCCGGTCACCGTCGTGGTCGAAGCCGACAGCAGCGACCCGAAGGTGCAGGGCCTGATGCGCTTCCTGTTCAGCCAGGGCAAGCGCAACGACGTGAACATCGCCGGGAACCCGACGCCGGGCGTGACGCGGGTCGAGATCGCGCCGCAGGGCACGTCCGCCGGGCCGCGCGCCCAGCAGATCGTCCGCGACGTCCGCGCCTACGACGCGCCCGTGCCGGTGCTCGTCGGCGGGCCGGCGGCGGAGCTGATCGACGCGAAGGAGTCCACGCGCGCACGGTTGCCGCTCGCGCTGCTGGTGATCTTCGTCCCCACCGCGCTGCTGCTGTTCGCGCTGACGCGCTCGGTGCTGATCCCGATCAAGGCGCTGCTGCTCAACCTGCTGACGCTCGGGGCCACGCTCGGCGCGCTCGTCCTGATCTTCCCGGACCCGCTGGACATCACCACGCCGCTGCTGCTGTTCATGTTCATCTTCGGGCTCTCGATGGACTACGAGGTGTTCCTGCTCGCCCGCATCAAGGAGGAGTGGGACCGCACGCGCGACAACGACCGCGCGGTGCTCACCGGCATCGCCGCCTCAGGCCCCGTCGTGACCGCCGCCGCGATCTCGATCGGCATCGTGTTCCTGGGCTTCGCGCTCGGTGAGCTGGTCCAGGTCAAGCAGGTCGGCGTGGGCATGGCGATCGCCGTCTTCCTCGATGTGACGGTGGTGAGAGGCCTGCTGCTTCCGGCGACGATGTCCCTACTTGGGCGCTTGAACTGGTGGCCTGGAGTGCTTACACGAAAAACCGGACAGATGGTTTAG